A single Curtobacterium sp. MCJR17_020 DNA region contains:
- a CDS encoding carboxypeptidase regulatory-like domain-containing protein codes for MRRWRAVTAGLTALALGAGLAIGGATSASAEPAGNWGTFTLSGASKAYTGTMTLAGFPATTFTSNSRQSTVISGASTWQSAGTPPGQVYGTSRGQTYMNQRPQADRPNSDSASTTTYTFDGATPGAQSWSFVLGDIDADQATISATVAGGGAATGEQLGFNGRAGGTTGYNSCSAAVAGGWSCTPDPDGTTGQDKPTWDEATRTLTGNAAASDTAGATAWFTPTVSLTSLTITYQQRSGFPVYQTWFANRTAAISGTATLDGTPIPGATVTVTAPRGTVYTTTTDADGNYVFPQLPVIANYRVEVTPPAGADGPEQPQRVSLAVDGTPGGVDGVADFAFTSPPETVAVIGTVTDDDGNPVSNIPVVITDPDTGDTLVDTTTNSDGVYTGSDLPAGTELDVSVADGEPQPITTGEVGAAPADPTIVAPPAVIATVTGVVSLDGTPVPAGVVVELLDESGAVVGSDTTDADGRYTFATVAGTYTVRTVVPAAGATGDTANTGIAAVAGTSVTSDLPFEAPAAPEVITTDQPGTVVDTNGDPVAGVDVVATPTDPEAGPPVTVATDDDGAFDLVDLQPTTEYTITVDVDGATPVTVVTPEEGAATPLAFVIEAAVTPVPSPSPSAPTPSNSPTAVPTVPAAGGSGNAPASGSGDVGDGGPLAYTGADLKPGLIAAGVLVLLGAALLTYRAVRNRRRSHLQD; via the coding sequence ATGCGGCGCTGGCGCGCGGTCACGGCGGGGCTCACCGCCCTCGCACTCGGAGCAGGACTCGCGATCGGCGGCGCGACGAGCGCCTCGGCGGAGCCCGCGGGCAACTGGGGCACGTTCACCCTGAGCGGGGCCTCGAAGGCGTACACCGGCACGATGACGTTGGCCGGGTTCCCCGCGACGACGTTCACCTCGAACTCGCGGCAGTCGACCGTGATCAGCGGGGCGTCGACGTGGCAGTCGGCGGGGACGCCTCCGGGCCAGGTCTACGGCACGAGCCGGGGCCAGACGTACATGAACCAGCGGCCACAGGCCGACCGTCCGAACTCGGACTCGGCGTCGACCACCACCTACACGTTCGACGGCGCGACGCCCGGCGCGCAGAGCTGGTCGTTCGTCCTCGGCGACATCGACGCCGACCAGGCCACGATCTCGGCCACGGTGGCCGGCGGCGGAGCTGCGACCGGGGAGCAGCTCGGCTTCAACGGCAGGGCCGGTGGCACGACCGGATACAACTCATGCTCTGCTGCCGTGGCAGGCGGCTGGTCCTGCACCCCGGACCCCGACGGCACGACGGGCCAGGACAAGCCGACGTGGGACGAGGCCACGCGCACCCTGACCGGCAACGCCGCCGCGTCGGACACCGCGGGCGCCACAGCGTGGTTCACCCCCACCGTTTCGCTCACCAGCCTGACCATCACGTACCAGCAGCGCAGCGGGTTCCCGGTGTACCAGACCTGGTTCGCCAACCGCACCGCGGCGATCAGCGGCACCGCAACGCTCGACGGCACCCCGATCCCGGGAGCCACCGTCACCGTGACCGCACCGCGCGGCACCGTCTACACGACGACCACCGACGCCGACGGCAACTACGTGTTCCCGCAGTTGCCGGTGATCGCGAACTACCGCGTCGAGGTCACCCCGCCGGCGGGTGCTGACGGTCCGGAGCAACCGCAGCGCGTGTCGCTCGCTGTTGACGGCACCCCAGGCGGCGTCGACGGGGTCGCCGACTTCGCGTTCACATCGCCACCGGAGACCGTCGCGGTGATCGGGACGGTGACCGACGACGACGGCAACCCGGTCTCGAACATCCCGGTCGTCATCACCGACCCGGACACCGGCGACACGCTGGTCGACACCACGACGAACAGCGACGGTGTGTACACCGGTTCCGACCTGCCCGCCGGCACCGAGCTGGACGTCTCCGTCGCCGACGGGGAGCCTCAGCCGATCACAACGGGTGAGGTCGGCGCCGCTCCCGCCGATCCGACGATCGTGGCCCCGCCCGCCGTCATCGCCACCGTGACCGGCGTCGTGTCCCTCGACGGGACGCCCGTGCCCGCCGGCGTGGTCGTCGAACTCCTCGACGAGTCCGGCGCCGTCGTCGGCTCGGACACCACCGACGCCGACGGGCGGTACACCTTCGCCACGGTTGCGGGCACCTACACGGTCCGCACGGTGGTCCCCGCCGCGGGAGCGACCGGTGACACCGCGAACACCGGCATCGCCGCGGTCGCCGGCACCAGCGTGACGTCGGACCTGCCGTTCGAGGCCCCCGCTGCGCCCGAGGTCATCACGACCGACCAGCCCGGCACCGTCGTGGACACGAACGGCGACCCGGTCGCCGGCGTGGACGTCGTCGCGACGCCGACCGACCCGGAGGCCGGCCCGCCGGTGACCGTGGCCACCGACGACGACGGCGCCTTCGACCTGGTCGACCTGCAGCCGACGACCGAGTACACGATCACGGTCGACGTCGACGGCGCCACTCCGGTGACCGTCGTCACGCCCGAGGAAGGTGCTGCGACCCCGCTGGCCTTCGTGATCGAGGCCGCGGTGACCCCGGTTCCGTCCCCGTCGCCCAGTGCGCCGACACCGAGCAACTCGCCGACCGCGGTGCCGACCGTGCCGGCTGCCGGAGGATCGGGCAACGCGCCGGCCTCTGGTTCGGGTGACGTCGGTGACGGCGGTCCGCTGGCCTACACCGGTGCGGACCTGAAGCCCGGGCTGATCGCTGCCGGGGTGCTCGTGCTGCTCGGCGCTGCGCTGCTGACCTACCGCGCGGTGCGCAACCGTCGCCGGAGCCACCTGCAGGACTGA
- a CDS encoding MFS transporter, giving the protein MSTNTTTSAVSTNTRPITVTTQSIVGIAVLGLATFFAITTELMPVGLLGTMSADLGVSEATMGIVVTVYAGAVALLALPLTAFTAKLPRKAVLVSTLVGYTVSNLMIAFAPSFAVVCAGRVVGGIAHALFFSVASAYATRIVPPRLAGRAIAFVYSGSSLGFVLGVPVATWVAQHIGWRPAVFSIGVAAAVLAAVALLFLPAVSGASSPHIGSPKAWARTGLLSVVIADLLLFAGHYVVYTYVGPYAIDAGLDASMVSGALLVLGGTGVIGLWLAGMFVDRAPRQTLIAAVAVMAVAFAAMPFVHGSLVGTMVVAGVWMAANGTTGTLFMAAAIRSGGVSPDIAGALINGASNIGIAGGAAIGGQALGIVGLQYLPFAGGAVLLGSLGVVVLARRGFPVHTVGQEHLSTSSIEAITSSLAVVTTSVPVVGRAIQTLTGSVATVTGSHRTHRTQ; this is encoded by the coding sequence GTGTCCACCAACACCACCACCTCGGCCGTGTCGACGAACACGCGGCCGATCACCGTCACCACCCAGTCCATCGTCGGCATCGCCGTCCTCGGGCTGGCGACGTTCTTCGCCATCACCACCGAGCTCATGCCCGTCGGGCTGCTCGGCACGATGAGCGCCGACCTCGGTGTGTCCGAGGCCACCATGGGCATCGTCGTCACCGTGTACGCGGGGGCCGTGGCGCTCCTGGCGCTCCCGCTCACCGCCTTCACCGCGAAGCTCCCCCGCAAGGCCGTGCTCGTGTCGACGCTCGTCGGCTACACGGTCTCGAACCTCATGATCGCGTTCGCTCCGTCGTTCGCCGTCGTCTGCGCCGGCCGGGTCGTCGGCGGGATCGCGCACGCGCTGTTCTTCTCGGTCGCCTCGGCGTACGCCACCCGGATCGTGCCGCCGCGCCTGGCCGGCCGTGCCATCGCGTTCGTGTACTCGGGCAGCTCGCTCGGGTTCGTGCTCGGCGTGCCCGTCGCCACCTGGGTCGCGCAGCACATCGGCTGGCGCCCCGCCGTGTTCTCGATCGGTGTCGCCGCCGCCGTGCTCGCCGCCGTGGCGCTGCTGTTCCTGCCCGCCGTCAGCGGTGCCTCGTCGCCGCACATCGGGTCCCCGAAGGCCTGGGCACGCACCGGGCTGCTGTCCGTCGTGATCGCCGACCTACTCCTGTTCGCCGGGCACTACGTCGTCTACACCTACGTCGGGCCGTACGCGATCGACGCCGGACTCGACGCCTCGATGGTGAGCGGTGCGCTGCTGGTCCTGGGCGGCACCGGGGTGATCGGGCTCTGGCTGGCGGGCATGTTCGTCGACCGGGCGCCCCGCCAGACCCTCATCGCCGCCGTCGCCGTGATGGCCGTCGCGTTCGCCGCGATGCCGTTCGTGCACGGCTCCCTGGTCGGCACGATGGTCGTCGCCGGCGTGTGGATGGCCGCGAACGGCACGACGGGCACGCTCTTCATGGCGGCCGCGATCCGCTCCGGAGGCGTCTCCCCCGACATCGCCGGCGCGCTCATCAACGGTGCGTCGAACATCGGCATCGCCGGTGGTGCAGCGATCGGCGGCCAGGCCCTCGGGATCGTCGGCTTGCAGTACCTGCCGTTCGCCGGTGGTGCGGTGCTGCTCGGGTCGCTCGGGGTCGTCGTGCTGGCGCGTCGGGGATTCCCGGTGCACACGGTCGGGCAGGAGCACCTGTCGACGTCGTCGATCGAGGCGATCACGTCCTCGCTCGCGGTGGTCACCACGTCGGTGCCCGTCGTCGGCCGGGCGATCCAGACCCTGACGGGGTCGGTCGCGACGGTCACGGGTTCGCACCGTACGCACCGCACGCAGTAG